The genomic interval GAAAGCATCGTTCGGGCAATTCCTGCTCCGATTCCTGAAACAGAAAGTAACATTCTGAAAATCTCTCTTTCTGATTTTTCGGCAAAACCATATAAAGTATGCGCATCTTCTTTGATTTGAAGATGCGTATACAATTTTATATTTTCAGAATTTGGAATCAAGGAGAAGGTATGCAGGGATATATTTACCTGATAACCAACACCTCCACAATCAATCACAACCTCTGTAGGATTTTTTTCTACTAATTTGCCTTGCAAATGTGCTATCATAAATGTAATTTCTTAGTATCAAATATAACAAAAATGCCATAAAACTACGACAAATTTGCTCAATCCTTGTTAGCACGTTTATTGTGCTATTTTATTCTTTTTGCTTTCTTTTTCCTGTGCATCAATAACTGCAATTGCAGCCATGTTTACCATCTCTTCAACACTTGCTCCTAATTGAAAAATGTGAACTGGTTTGCCCATTCCCATCATAATTGGTCCAATTGAATTTACTTTATACAGTTCTTTCAATAATTTGTAAGTGATATTTGCCGACTCTAAATTAGGGAAAATCAATGTATTTACTTTCTTACCAGCCAATTTAGAGAATGGAAATTTCTCTTCAAGCATTTCTTGATTTAAAGCAAAATCTGCCTGAATTTCTCCATCAACAATCATCTCAGGATGATTCTTATGAAGATAAGCTACCGCTTCTCTTACTTTTGAAGCACTTTCGCTTGTTGAAGATCCGAAGTTAGAGAAAGAAACCATTGCAATAACTGGCTCAATACCAAACATCCTTGCCGTTTTAGAAGTCATAATTGCAATATTAATCAAATCTTGAGCAGATGGATTAATGTTAATTGCAGTATCTGATAAAAACATTGGCCCGCGAGAAGTTAGCATCATGTTTGCCGTTGCAATAAGAGAGGCGTTTTGTGCCTTCGGAATAAGCTGCATCATTGGTTTTACAACAGAAGGATAACTTCTTGAATGACCTGTTACTAATGCATCTGCTTCTCCTTCATTAACCATCATTGCTGCAAAATAGTTTCTTTCGCGCATAAATTTCTCAGCGTCTAATTTCGAAACTCCTCTGCGTACTCTTGTTTCCCAGAATGATTTTGCAAATCGATTTCGTCTTTCTGCTTCTTCATCTGTTTTTGGATCAATGATTTCTAGATCAGCATCAAAACCTAATTCTTCTTTTAATTCTAAAATCTGTTCTTTGTTTCCTAATAAAATCGGAAAACCGATTCCGTCTTCGTAAACTATTTGTGCCGCTTTTAATACATTTAATTGATCTGCTTCTGCAAAAACAATTCGTTTTGGATCAAGTTTAGCGCGGTTTGTAATTAAACGAACCATTTTATTATCATTCCCCATACGTTCACGAAGTACATCTTCATAAGCCGCCCAGTCTGTAATTGGATTTTTTGCAACTCCAGATTCCATAGCCGCTTTTGCAACTGCTGGCGCTACAACCGTAATCAATCTAGGATCAAATGGTTTAGGAATGATGTATTCTTGTCCAAATCCAAGTTTTGTTGCACCGTATGCTACGTTAACTTGTTCTGGAACTGGTTCTTTCGCTAAAATGGCTAAAGCTTTTACAGCTGCCATTTTCATTTCTTCGTTAATTTTAGTCGCTCTAACGTCTAATGCTCCTCTAAAAATATATGGAAAACCTAAAACGTTATTTACCTGATTAGGAAAATCCGAACGTCCTGTCGCCATAATAACGTCTTTACGCGTTTCTACAGCTAAATTATAATCAATTTCCGGATTTGGATTTGCCATTGCAAAAACGATAGGATTTTTTGCCATAGAAAGTAACATTTCTGGCGAAAGAATATCTCCTGAAGATAATCCGATGAAAACATCAGCATCTTTTACAGCGTCTGCCAAAGCAATTTTAGGTCCGTCAATAGCATACTTTAATTGTAAATCTGATAGTGAAGGATTGTCTTTTGTTAAAAGTCCTTTACTGTTATACATTAAAACGTTTTCTACTTTTACGCCCAATAAAACATATAAATCTGTACAAGCAATTGCTGCAGATCCTGCGCCAGAAACAACCACTTTTACATCTTCTGCTTTTTTTCCTGCTAATTCAAGAGCATTAATTAAAGCTGCAGAAGAGATAATTGCAGTTCCGTGCTGATCGTCGTGCATTACTGGAATATCCAATTCTTCGATCAATCTTCTTTCTATTTCGAAAGATTCTGGAGCTTTAATATCTTCTAGATTAATACCTCCAAAAGTTGGAGCAATATTTTTTACAGTCTGAATAAATTCTTCAACATTTTCGGTACCTATTTCGATATCAAAAACATCGATATCAGAGAAAATTTTAAACAATAAACCTTTTCCTTCCATTACAGGTTTTCCTGCTTCTGGACCTATATTTCCAAGTCCTAAAACCGCTGTACCGTTTGAAATTACGGCTACTAAATTTCCTTTTGCTGTATATTTATAAACATCGTCAATGTTTTCTGCAATTGCTAAACACGGTTCTGCAACTCCTGGCGAATAAGCCAATGATAAGTCTCTCTGGGTTGCATATTTTTTTGTTGGAACTACCTGAATTTTTCCTGGAGTCGGCTCTGAATGGTACAGTAACGCTTCTCTTTTTTTACTCTCTTTGTTCATTATTTTAGCTTTTATTCTAGCTTACAAAGATATAAGTCTTGTTTTAAAATGGCGTATTTTTAGTATTTTCTTTTCTGAAAATTGATTTTGAGAAATAAAAAAAGTCCAATAGAAATTGGACTCCTTTTAAATTTTTATTGCTTTTATATCCTTTTTATTGAGAAATATAAGAATTCAAATGCTGAATGGTATCTTTTTGAGTTTCTATAATCGCCTTCACTACATCGCTGATTGAAATTATTCCAACAACCGTTTCATCTTCTACAACAGGCAGATGTCGTATTCTTTTTTCACTCATCAATTGCATACAATCTTCAAGATTATCTGAAAGTTTTACTGTAAAAACATTGCTTTCCATAATCTCATTTACCAAAGTTTCTTTAGAAGATTTATCTTTTAAAACGATTTTACGGGCATAATCTCTTTCTGACAATATGCCTTTTAAAACATTATCATCAATAATTAAAATTGCTCCGATATTCTTTTCTCCCATTACCTTTAAGGCATCATAAACTGTTAAATTAGAGAAAATCGAATAAACATTTCTTCCTTTTGCTTTAAGTATTTGATCTACAGTCATAATGAAAAATTTTTAGGTTTATAAAGTTAAAACAAAAACCAACACAATCTGCAACGAAATCGATTTTTTAAAAACACAACTTACTCATTTTAAACATAATATACAAAAATTTAAATTTTCGGAATTATAGTGTAAAGAATGAAATTGTTTAGAATTGTTTTTTGATGAAAATTAGTTTTTTTAACGTTTACAAATTTTTCAACATCAATCAGTTGAAATTGTTTAGTGGAGAAATATTTTTCTATAAATATTTAAAAAATAAAAACCCTTTTCTAAATTTTAGAAAAGGGTTTTTATAATTTTTAAGAAAGTCATTTTACATTGCTACAATAATAAACTCACTTCTTCTATTTTGCATGTGTTGTTGTTCGGTACATTTTACGCCATCTGCACATTTATTTACCAATTGTGTTTCTCCGTAACCTTTTGCTGATAATCGGTCTTCACTAATTCCTTTTTGCACTAACCATTTTTTTGTTGACAACGCTCTCATATCCGAAAGAATTTGATTGCTTTCTGAAGAAGAACGGCTGTCTGTATGTGAACGAATATCAAGTTTCATGTCTGGATATTCTTTTAAAAGATTTACTACTTTCATCAATTGCGGTTCTGATGTCTTTTTGATAGTAGCTTTTCCTAAATCAAAAAAGTTCATCGGAAGATTTAAAAGTTTTGCGACATCTACTCCAACTTTCATTGATCCCAATTTTACAGGACTAATAGCCACTTTTTTTATTGCTATTGTTTTTGCCGTTAAAGGAACAAATACTTTATTTAATGCTATCATTAAAGTGGTTTCTTGATCTCTCAAAATATTTACAGAAGCTTCTTTGGCATTATAATCTGTTTTAGAAGTTCTAATAGTATATTTTTTGCCACATTTTACGGTTGGAAAAACATAATTTCCTTTTTCGTCTGTAACAATTGTTCCTACTGGATCAAATTTATCATTAAACAAAGTCAAAGCTGTATTTGCTAAAACAGCATTTGTTTCAGCATCAGTAACAGTTCCTGATAAATTTTGCTCACAAATTAATCTTCTAGTTTCTGTAAATCTATAAATATCGTCTAAACCTAAAGTATTTTGTCTGTTCGAAGAAAAATAACCACTTCTGCTTCTGCTGTCGATACTGAAAGCAAAATCATCTTGTTTACTATTTACAGGCTCACCAACATTTAAAACTTCATCATAACTTCCGTTTGCTTTTATTCTAGAAGCAAAAATATCCAAACCGCCTAAACCGGGACGTCCATCTGAAGCAAAATAAAGTTCATTTTCTCCAGAAATAAAAGGAAAGGTTTCTCTGCCTTCTGTATTAATTTCTGGACCTAAATTTTCTGGTTTTCCAAAAGTGCCATCTTCATTAATTGCAACCTTAAAAATATCAGACTGACCAAATGTTCCGGGCATATCTGAGGCAAAATATAAAAATTTCTCATCCATACTTAAAGCAGGATGCGCAGTACTGTACTGATCACTATTAAAAGGAAGTTCTCTGATGTTCTTCCATTCGTTATCAATCAAATCTGCTTTGTATAATTTTAAAAGCGTAACATTTTTATCATTCTGTCCTCTTTTTCCATCAGTGAAATTATTTCTCGTGAAATACATTGTTCTTCCATCTTTTGTAAAAATTGGAGTTGACTCATTGAACTTATCTTTTTTTCTTTTTATAAAAAGTTCTGGTGTTCCAACACTTCCATCAGGCATTAAAACAGCGCTGTATAATCTTGAGAAAGATCTGTTTGTCCATTGAAAATTAGCTTTCACAACTCCTCCTGTATCGCGCGCAGAAGTAAAAATTATTTTGTTGTTATAAACCGTACTTCCATAATCTGAAAAACGAGAATTAACTCCTGCATCTGCTATTTGAAATCTTCCAGAGTTTTCTTTTATTACTTCAAGATAATTTTTATCATTTCTGATTAAATTGGATCTTTTTTCTAACGCAGCCTTTTGATTGAATTTTTCTAAAACTTCGTCAGATTTACGATAATTGCCAGAAGATTTTAAACATTGTGCGTAACGATAAAAATATTCTGCTTCTTGGTCTGCATTAATTTGAAATAATTGATCGTACCATTTTAAGGCACTTGTCAATTCTCCATTAAAATAATACGAATTCGCCAGACGTTTTACAACTCCTTCGTTTGCACTTTCTTTTTCAATTACACTTTCGTACGCTTTTATAGCATCCGCGTAAGCGTACTCTTCATATTTTTTGTCTGCATATTTTACGTTCATATTTGTGAATGGATTTTGAGCATTCACATTTGAAAAAAAGTTACACAGTAAAACGATTAAAATTATTTTCTTGAGTTTCATAGTTTTCATTAAAAGAACCTTGGAGATATCATTTTATTATAATTATTAAAGAAATCGAATCTTAAGAAGATTTCATGAGATCCAGAATTGTACTTTTTTAATTGAGTTGTTTCATGATCGTAACCGTAACCTAAATACATTCCTTTTGTAACTTGAAATCCTGCCATTGCACTTACAGAAGCGCTCCAACGATAAGCAAGACCTAAAACAAATTTATCATTGAACATAAAATTACCCGAAACATCAACTTGCAAAGGAGCTCCTTCGACCATTTTGGTCATTAAAGCTGGTTTGAACTTAATATACTCTAATCGATCTAGATTAAATACGTAACCTGCGATTAAATAATAATTGATTTTTTCTTTGAAGATAGCCGTGTCATCTGAATCATAACGGTTTGTTTCGATAAAATTTGGAACAGACAATCCGATATAAGCGCGATCTGAATGAAAATAAAGTCCTGCACCAACATTTGGAGAAAACTTGTTTTTTAGATTTTGAAATTGCTGATCATCTTGATCTTCCATACTCAATTTATTTACATCTAAATTGAATAGGTTTGCTGTTCCTTTTATACCAAAAGACAAATTCCATGATTCTGAAGTTGGAATTGTATATGATAAATCGGCAGATAAAGTGTTTTCTGTTGTTGGTCCGATTTTGTCATTAACCAAAGAAACTCCAAGTCCTAAATCGCTATTATTTAAAGGAGTATTTACAGAAAAAGTACTTGTTTGAGGCGCACCTTCTAACCCAACCCATTGCGTACGGTATAAACCAAAAACGCTCATAACTCCTCTTGAACCTGCGTAAGCTGGATTGACTTCGATTGTATTGTACATATATTGCGTAAACTGTGCATCCTGCTGCGCATTTGACACAATCGAAAAAAACATAAAAAATATGATTAATCTTTTCATTTTTAAAGCTTTAAAAACGGCCTAGCTTTACTAAGCCGTAATCTTATATTATTTGTTGATGTATAAATATCCTGATTCCTGATGTGGTGCATTAGCATTATCTTGATATTTCAAGATGTAGAAATAAGTTCCCACCGGAAGACCTTCTGTTTGTTTGATCGTAGAACGTCCGTTAGAATATCCAACAAAAGCTCTGTCATTGTTATTATATCCGTCTATACTGTAAACCAATACTCCCCAACGGTTATAAATTTCAACTGTATTATTCGGATAGCATTCGATACCTCTAATGTAGAATCTTGTATTCTTGTTGTCCCCATTTGGTGAAAAAGCTTTGAATACTTTGATTGCACAACCATCTAATTCTGTTACAGTTGGATTATCTCCAGTATTACTTGAATGGTCAGACAAATCTTCTACAACAACTCCTTTTGAACTGCTTCCTTGCGCAGTAGCTTGATTTGTTACTTTAGTAAGATTAATATCTTCTTGTGTTATCGTGTAAACTGCTGAGAAATTAGAACTGTTAGATTCTCCAACTGCCAAAGAAATTGCTTGTCCAGAAACCACTATTCCTGTTAATGGATCTTTTACTATTACATTGCTTAGCGGAACATTTCCTGTATTTGTTACGGTAAACGTATAGGTTATTGTTTCTCCTGCATTGGCAAAACCGCTATTGTTTTCATCATTAAATTCTGCTTTTTTGATAATAGCAATTGCTGGAACTTCAACAAAAACATTTAAAACTGCTGTTGAACAATTTGATGCATTTGCTTTTTCGCAAACCTGATAAGTAATTGCATAATTTCCACCAGGTGTATTTGGCTTAACATTTACAGTTCCGTCTGCATTCCACTCAAAATAAGAATTGTTTCCTAATGGTTTGATAGTTACATCTGCAGGATTGATTGGCTGTCCGTTTATAAAATCATTATCTAAAACATTAACAAATTCTAGAGCACCGTTAATTCCGTCAGCAGTAACATTATTATCATCTCCTAATGTAATTCCGTTTGTTGTTGGAGGAGCAGGATCAGCGCTATTTAATACTGTAACTTTAACTACAGCTTGACTGCAATTTGATGTATTTGCTGCTTCGCAAATTTGATATGTCAATTCATAAATTCCGTTTGGCGTATTTGCAACAACACTTACTGAACCATCAGCATTTAGAATTAAATTCGGATTTGCAACAACAGTTGATAAGACAACACTTGTTGGTGTTGGTTTTACTCCGTTTAAAATATCATTATTAAAGATATTAAGTGAAGTATCTGTTCCTTTTTTCACATTTACTGGCCCAGCTTCATCATCATTCGCTTTTATCATTGTCGATGCTGCAACCGTAACTTTTACAACATTTGAATTACAATTTGATGGATTTAATTTTTCGCAAATTGTATATGTCAATTCATAATCTCCTGCTGGCGCATTTGGAGCTAATATTGCATTTCCGTTTGCATCAACTGTTAAATATCCTTTTGGATCTGCAGCTGTAACTGAAAGATTTACATCTGACGGCACTAATGCATTTCCATTTTTAGTATCATTCGCAAAAACATTAATTAATGTTTGAGGAACATTTGAACCAACTACTGAAGCAACAATATCTTGATTTGCTACAAGATTTCCGCCTGTAACTGTTACCACAGTAATTGCTGAATCGCAATTTGATGGATTCGTATTATCGCAAATACGGTATTCTACATTATAATTTCCTGCTGGCGTATTTGGTGCAACAGTAATAGTATAATCTGGGTTTAATGTTAATCCTGCTGGAAGTGTTCCAACAATATTAAATGTAACTTCTCCCGCAGCTGTTCCTGCAATTACAGGATTTCCATTTAATTTGTCATTTGCAATTAATGATACTGTTGTTCCGCCAATGTTTCCATTGATTGGATTTACTGAATCTACAACTGCATCAATAACTGGAAGATCAACAGTTACTTTTACAACATTTGAATTACAATTTGATGGATTTAATTTTTCGCAAATTGTATATGTCAATTCATAATCTCCTGCTGGTGCATTTGGAGCTAATATTGCATTTCCGTTTGCATCAACTGTTAAATATCCTTTTGGATCTGCAGCTATAACTGAAAGATTTACATCTGACGGCACTAATGCATTTCCATTTTTAGTATCATTCGCAAAAACATTAATTAATGTTTGAGGAACATTTGAACCAACTACTGAAGCAACAATATCTTGATTTGCTACAAGATTTCCGCCTGTAACTGTTACCACAGTAATTGCTGAATCGCAATTTGATGGATTCGTATTATCGCAAATACGGTATTCTACATTATAATTTCCTGCTGGCGTATTTGGTGCAACAGTAATAGTATAATCTGGGTTTAATGTTAATCCTGCTGGAAGTGTTCCAACAATATTAAATGTAACTTCTCCCGCAGCTGTTCCTGCAATTACAGGATTTCCATTTAATTTGTCATTTGCAATTAATGATACTGTTGTTCCGCCAATGTTTCCATTGATTGGCGTTATTGAGTCTACAACCGCGTCAATTACCGGTGCTGTAACCGTAACCTGAACTTTATTCGTGCTACAGTTTCCAGGATTCAGAAGCTCGCAGATTTCATAAGTGATCTCATAATTTCCCGCAGGAGCATTCGCGCCTAAAACTGCTTTTCCGTCTGCATCAATCGTTAAAAATCCTTTCGGATCTGTGCCCGGCGTAAGCTTAACTTCCGACGGATCTAATTTTGCTCCGTTTTTAGTGTCATTCTCAAAAACATTGATAAGCGTTTGGGAAGCATTTCCTCCCACTACCGAACCTGCATTGTCCAAGTTTGCAACCAAAACAGCCGCTGTTACAGTTACAGTCGAAGTAGCCGTTGAGCAGTTTCCTGCATTATTGTTGTCGCAAATTGTATATTCCACATCGTAGTCTCCCGCTTTTGTTCCTTTGCTTACAGTCACCGTTCCGTCTGCATTAACGGTTAATCCTGCTGGAGCTGTTCCAGTCAAGGTAACTTCTCCTGCATTTGTTCCGATAACAGCCTGAACACCGTTTAATGTATCTGATCCAATAAGCGATGCAGTCGTTCCCCCAATGCTTCCGTTAATCGGACCTAAATTTTCTTTTACCGCTAAAATTAACGGTGCAGTAACCGTAACCTGAACTTTATTCGTGCTGCAGTTTCCAGGATTCAGAAGCTCGCAGATTTCATAAGTGATCTCATAATTTCCCGCAGGAGCATTCGCGCCTAAAACTGCTTTTCCGTCTGAATCGATTGTTAAAAATCCTTTCGGATCTGTGCTTGGTGTCAATTTAACTTCCGACGGATCTAATTTTGCTCCGTTTTTAGTGTCATTCTCAAAAACATTGATAAGCGTTTGGGAAGCATTTCCTCCCTCTACCGAACCTGCATTGTCCAAATTCGCAACTAATACAGCCGCTGTTACAGTTACAGTCGAAGTAGCCGTTGAGCAGTTTCCTGCATTGTTGTTGTCGCAGATTGTATATTCAACATCGTAGTCTCCCGCTTTTGTGCCTTTGCTTACCGTTACCGTTCCGTCTGAATTGACCGTAAGTCCTGAAGGCGCTGTTCCCGTTAAGGCAACTTCTCCAGCATTTGTGCCGATAACCGCCTGAACGCCGTTTAGTTTATCTGAACCGATAAGCGATGCTGTTGTTCCGCCGATGCTTCCGTTGATCGGACCTAAATTTTCTTTTACCGCTAAAATTACCGGTGCCGTAACTGTAACCTGAACTTTATTTGCGCTGCAGTTTCCTGGATTCAGAAGCTCGCAGATTTCATAAGTGATTTCATAATTTCCTGCCGGTGAATTGGCTGCCAAAACCGCTTTTCCGTCTGCATCAATCGTTAAAAATCCTTTCGGATCTGTGCCCAGCGTAAGCTTAACTTCCGACGGATCTAATTTTGCTCCGTTTTTAGTGTCATTCTCAAAAACATTGATAAGCGTTTGAGAAGCATTTCCTCCCACTACCGAACCTGCATTGTCCAAGTTTGCAACTAGATCCGCTACCGTTACAGTTACAGTCGAAGTAGCCGTTGAGCAGTTTCCTGCATTATTGTTGTCGCAGATTGTATATTCCACATCGTAGTCTCCCGCTTTTGTGCCTTTGCCTACAGTCACCGTTCCGTCTGCATTAACGGTTAATCCTGCTGGAGCTGTTCCAGTCAAGGTAACTTCTCCTGCATTTGTGCCGATTACTGCCTGAACGCCGTTCAGTTTATCTGACGCGATAAGCGATGACGTTGTTCCTCCAATGCTTCCGTTAATCGGACCTAAATTTTCTTTTACCGCTAAAATTACCGGTGCTGTAACCGTAATTTCTACAGTTGCAGAATTGCAATTTGAAGTATTTGCAACTTCACAAATTTTATAATCAAATGTATATACTCCTACTGGTGTATTTGGTTTAACTTTAACTTCTCCACTTGCAGTATCAAAAGTTAAAACTGAAGGTAAAGTAGAATCCAAACTTAAAACAACTTCATTTCTAACTACTGCATTACAATTAAGCAAGTCGTTTGATAAAACATTTGAAACAGCAGTTCCTCCATTATATCCATTTATCGAAGCTGTATCTTTATCAGCTATAATCGGACCTACAACTTTTACTACTTGAGTACAAGTTTGAGTGTTTCCTGCTGCGTCTGTAGCCGTCCAAGTTACTGTCGTATTTCCGATTGAAAAACTTGTCGGTGCATTATTAGTCACTGTTACAGTTCCGTTGCAATTATCTGATGTTACAGGAGTTCCTAAA from Flavobacterium sp. YJ01 carries:
- a CDS encoding gliding motility-associated C-terminal domain-containing protein, which encodes MRNFTFKRFNLFKLVFLISLFFITAQTRAQFPYSQSFKNSTAPGVLFGGEPIAFLTGGAGLRDGYNDANGSGYLRLTNRQGSQKGIVYSDMYSFPSAYGMTITFEYYTHSGNGADGIAFILFDATASPVAAGAFGGSLGYAQRNSETGFSKGYLGIGIDEYGNFSANNEGKSGGAPGGFLPSNVTLRGAGTGTSGYPHLISVRTTDLASSFNVAGGDRDATDNSKSGFRKMEVVLKPRSGGGFFIDVYLTHGSVRELIINNYEYKTEAPSNLKFAISSSTGGSNNFHEIRNLNITVDKSTLLTPVANSDTFTGCIGLPATSGDITANDNGSVNTLGTINKSTVDLDPAVTGVQISKTVADKGTFTYNSSTGAVTFTPLNNTVVGPVQINYTFNDTYDKTSNSSTITYNTYTAIANNTITAPATSTFCTAPNDPGVITGSTASGGGSGLSYQWESSINNIDFNPISGATSVSYDPPSTSATAYYRRVVSSTTCKDVSNTVSIVFGQASTPTATAATAITCNSFTANWNAVANATSYGLAVSRNSNFNTPEGDLDGRNLNSSSTSFNVTGLISGQTYYFRVLSYNSCGAGPTASNVITVIVGNGSVAGTVSAAQTICSGTAPQDLTLTGYTGTIQWQSSANNSTFNDIIGATNAVLTSAQMGTLTANTYYRAVVKSGSCTAANSASVLITISPVPSLGTISQAAITCEGAPARINLKGLLPNTTSTIAYSIDGVAQTPVTGVAADGSGNGFFETGVLTAVNNGKTLRVTTVTTTSATPSCTSTVNRDVTLSINASSVGGAIASVAAICSGTSPANLVLSGNNGSVLRWQKSTDSGFSTRTDINITSTTLTSANIGNLTANTYFRAVVQNGDCAAVFSDAVLVTVNALPAVLSLTGSTICVLPGGNGTITSSTSASGISYQLYNSSNATVQSAKSGNGAALTWTNLVAGNGYYVIGRNTTTSCASTSATVNVATNPNPDALVLTGSTICVSPGGNGTITSSTSATGINYQLYNSSNTAVQSVKSGNGSALTWTNLAGGTGYYVIGTNTTTTCSSTSNSVNVATTLNPTALALTGSVICVSLGGNGTISSTTSVNNVSYQLFDSSDVAVQSAKSGNGSALTWTNLNAANGYYVVATNAANCTVKSNVVNITTNPNPTISIGGTLTACLTTTLTTTTNASSPTYVWYKDNVVISGQTSSSLVVNSDGDYKVKVTNTSTGCEATSAASTVKVSDTEKPVKPVLADITAECSATVTAPTTTDNCSGTVTGTTSDPLTYSTQGNYTINWSFNDGNGSIETATQKVIIKDTQKPSIICPATIVVSADANSCTATGVILGTPVTSDNCGGTVTVTNNAPSSFPIGNTTVTWTATDAAGNTQTCTQTVTVNDTQKPSITCPATVVVSTDANSCVATGVTLGTPVTSDNCNGTVTVTNNAPTSFSIGNTTVTWTATDAAGNTQTCTQVVKVVGPIIADKDTASINGYNGGTAVSNVLSNDLLNCNAVVRNEVVLSLDSTLPSVLTFDTASGEVKVKPNTPVGVYTFDYKICEVANTSNCNSATVEITVTAPVILAVKENLGPINGSIGGTTSSLIASDKLNGVQAVIGTNAGEVTLTGTAPAGLTVNADGTVTVGKGTKAGDYDVEYTICDNNNAGNCSTATSTVTVTVADLVANLDNAGSVVGGNASQTLINVFENDTKNGAKLDPSEVKLTLGTDPKGFLTIDADGKAVLAANSPAGNYEITYEICELLNPGNCSANKVQVTVTAPVILAVKENLGPINGSIGGTTASLIGSDKLNGVQAVIGTNAGEVALTGTAPSGLTVNSDGTVTVSKGTKAGDYDVEYTICDNNNAGNCSTATSTVTVTAAVLVANLDNAGSVEGGNASQTLINVFENDTKNGAKLDPSEVKLTPSTDPKGFLTIDSDGKAVLGANAPAGNYEITYEICELLNPGNCSTNKVQVTVTAPLILAVKENLGPINGSIGGTTASLIGSDTLNGVQAVIGTNAGEVTLTGTAPAGLTVNADGTVTVSKGTKAGDYDVEYTICDNNNAGNCSTATSTVTVTAAVLVANLDNAGSVVGGNASQTLINVFENDTKNGAKLDPSEVKLTPGTDPKGFLTIDADGKAVLGANAPAGNYEITYEICELLNPGNCSTNKVQVTVTAPVIDAVVDSITPINGNIGGTTVSLIANDKLNGNPVIAGTAAGEVTFNIVGTLPAGLTLNPDYTITVAPNTPAGNYNVEYRICDNTNPSNCDSAITVVTVTGGNLVANQDIVASVVGSNVPQTLINVFANDTKNGNALVPSDVNLSVIAADPKGYLTVDANGNAILAPNAPAGDYELTYTICEKLNPSNCNSNVVKVTVDLPVIDAVVDSVNPINGNIGGTTVSLIANDKLNGNPVIAGTAAGEVTFNIVGTLPAGLTLNPDYTITVAPNTPAGNYNVEYRICDNTNPSNCDSAITVVTVTGGNLVANQDIVASVVGSNVPQTLINVFANDTKNGNALVPSDVNLSVTAADPKGYLTVDANGNAILAPNAPAGDYELTYTICEKLNPSNCNSNVVKVTVAASTMIKANDDEAGPVNVKKGTDTSLNIFNNDILNGVKPTPTSVVLSTVVANPNLILNADGSVSVVANTPNGIYELTYQICEAANTSNCSQAVVKVTVLNSADPAPPTTNGITLGDDNNVTADGINGALEFVNVLDNDFINGQPINPADVTIKPLGNNSYFEWNADGTVNVKPNTPGGNYAITYQVCEKANASNCSTAVLNVFVEVPAIAIIKKAEFNDENNSGFANAGETITYTFTVTNTGNVPLSNVIVKDPLTGIVVSGQAISLAVGESNSSNFSAVYTITQEDINLTKVTNQATAQGSSSKGVVVEDLSDHSSNTGDNPTVTELDGCAIKVFKAFSPNGDNKNTRFYIRGIECYPNNTVEIYNRWGVLVYSIDGYNNNDRAFVGYSNGRSTIKQTEGLPVGTYFYILKYQDNANAPHQESGYLYINK